In a genomic window of Glycine max cultivar Williams 82 chromosome 13, Glycine_max_v4.0, whole genome shotgun sequence:
- the LOC100305904 gene encoding uncharacterized protein LOC100305904 encodes MKSVEVAKTVLEVADVAWTAVEHTHHYRHRCSHPVAPAAADVCPSDQDLESLRSENRRLRNLLDLNLNLLQNLSKSPCLDNCPPDLNERLVATMRSDEYLTRLKFLQQETASGGNQFPFKEATELDHRSADILVNIDSQEPSWWVWVTDEVDPINVEELSGIDDESYVVISEEHVVDGVANFMARCILSNPKALNFSPEELQKALSKALRGTTKLEKILDIWEAGKLFYCLSTWGLALAGLYQSRAILRVAAKGVHSGSKLALKAL; translated from the exons ATGAAAAGCGTAGAGGTGGCCAAGACGGTGCTCGAGGTCGCCGACGTGGCTTGGACCGCCGTCGAACACACCCACCATTACCGCCACCGCTGCAGTCATCCCGTCGCCCCCGCCGCCGCCGATGTCTGCCCCTCCGACCAAGATTTAGAGTCTCTGCGATCAGAAAATCGACGCCTCAGGAACTTGCTCGACTTGAATCTGAACCTGCTCCAAAACCTCTCCAAGTCACCCTGCCTCGATAATTGCCCTCCCGAT TTGAATGAGCGATTAGTTGCTACCATGAGATCTGATGAATACTTGACTCGGCTCAAGTTCCTGCAACAGGAAACTGCTAGTGGAGGAAATCAATTTCCTTTCAAGGAGGCCACTG AGCTTGATCACCGATCAGCTGACATTTTGGTCAACATCGACTCTCAAGAACCCAGTTGGTGGGTTTGGGTTACAGATGAGGTGGATCCTATTAATGTTGAGGAATTGAGTGGAATTGATGATGAGAGTTACGTGGTCATCAGCGAGGAACATGTGGTTGATGGTGTTGCCAACTTTATGGCCAGATGCATTTTATCAAACCCGAAAGCTCTG AATTTTTCACCAGAGGAACTGCAGAAAG CGCTATCAAAAGCATTGCGTGGTACAACCAAACTGGAAAAGATTTTAGATATTTGGGAAGCTGGAAAGTTGTTTTATTGTCTGTCTACCTGGGGACTTGCTTTGGCAGG GCTTTACCAAAGTCGTGCAATTTTGAGAGTTGCTGCAAAGGGTGTTCATTCAGGAAGTAAACTTGCTCTCAAGGCTCTCTAA
- the LOC100305904 gene encoding uncharacterized protein isoform X1 — translation MKSVEVAKTVLEVADVAWTAVEHTHHYRHRCSHPVAPAAADVCPSDQDLESLRSENRRLRNLLDLNLNLLQNLSKSPCLDNCPPDLNERLVATMRSDEYLTRLKFLQQETASGGNQFPFKEATELDHRSADILVNIDSQEPSWWVWVTDEVDPINVEELSGIDDESYVVISEEHVVDGVANFMARCILSNPKALVCVSIEYALLFISFVASDIICLVIIAEFFTRGTAESAIKSIAWYNQTGKDFRYLGSWKVVLLSVYLGTCFGRALPKSCNFESCCKGCSFRK, via the exons ATGAAAAGCGTAGAGGTGGCCAAGACGGTGCTCGAGGTCGCCGACGTGGCTTGGACCGCCGTCGAACACACCCACCATTACCGCCACCGCTGCAGTCATCCCGTCGCCCCCGCCGCCGCCGATGTCTGCCCCTCCGACCAAGATTTAGAGTCTCTGCGATCAGAAAATCGACGCCTCAGGAACTTGCTCGACTTGAATCTGAACCTGCTCCAAAACCTCTCCAAGTCACCCTGCCTCGATAATTGCCCTCCCGAT TTGAATGAGCGATTAGTTGCTACCATGAGATCTGATGAATACTTGACTCGGCTCAAGTTCCTGCAACAGGAAACTGCTAGTGGAGGAAATCAATTTCCTTTCAAGGAGGCCACTG AGCTTGATCACCGATCAGCTGACATTTTGGTCAACATCGACTCTCAAGAACCCAGTTGGTGGGTTTGGGTTACAGATGAGGTGGATCCTATTAATGTTGAGGAATTGAGTGGAATTGATGATGAGAGTTACGTGGTCATCAGCGAGGAACATGTGGTTGATGGTGTTGCCAACTTTATGGCCAGATGCATTTTATCAAACCCGAAAGCTCTGGTGTGTGTCTCCATAGAAtatgcattattatttatttcttttgttgcaTCTGACATTATTTGCCTTGTTATAATTGCAGAATTTTTCACCAGAGGAACTGCAGAAAG CGCTATCAAAAGCATTGCGTGGTACAACCAAACTGGAAAAGATTTTAGATATTTGGGAAGCTGGAAAGTTGTTTTATTGTCTGTCTACCTGGGGACTTGCTTTGGCAGG GCTTTACCAAAGTCGTGCAATTTTGAGAGTTGCTGCAAAGGGTGTTCATTCAGGAAGTAA
- the LOC100305985 gene encoding Gamma-glutamylcyclotransferase 2-3, with protein MVMWVFGYGSLISKAGFHYDERIVGFIKGYRRVFYQGSTDHRGTPEFPGRTVTLEPAEGEICWGAAYKIAKKEDAETALVYLEVREKQYDKKEYLDFYTDLTATSPAVSGVMVYIATPDKKSNVNYLGPASIEDIARQIIQAKGPAGPNRDYLFNLEKALHEIGCKDKHVIDLANEVRRILAEEH; from the exons atGGTAATGTGGGTATTTGGGTATGGTTCTTTGATCTCGAAAGCTGGGTTTCACTATGACGAACGTATTGTTGGTTTCATCAAAGGCTATCGACGAGTCTTCTACCAAg GCTCTACTGACCACAGAGGAACCCCTGAGTTCCCTGGAAGAACAGTGACCCTGGAGCCTGCTGAAGGAGAAATATGT TGGGGAGCTGCTTACAAGATCGCAAAGAAAGAAGATGCAGAAACGGCATTAGTG TACTTGGAAGTAAGGGAGAAGCAATACGACAAGAAGGAATACCTTGATTTTTATACT GACCTTACCGCTACATCTCCAGCCGTTTCTGGAGTGATGGT ATATATAGCAACTCCCGACAAGAAATCTAATGTAAATTATTTGGGCCCTGCATCGATTGAAGACATTGCAAG GCAAATAATTCAAGCTAAAGGTCCCGCAGGACCTAACAGAGATTATCTTTTCAACCTTGAAAAGGCTCTTCATGAAATAG GATGCAAAGACAAACATGTCATTGATCTTGCAAATGAAGTCAGGCGTATTCTTGCAGAGGAACACTGA